TTCTATTTTGTGTGAGGAAAGCTGTTGAGAAAATGTCAGTTTTTGTTATGTTTCTGAATTGATTCAGTAATTCTAAAGGAGATGATTGGCGTTAAGCCAGGTTCATAGAATTGTATGACATGTTTGATAGTGCTTGAGTCTTTACATTCAAAAACCATCAATGGAAGATCGCTGCTGTAATGTTTTGCTTTTCAAAGCTGAATGATATGAAATGGGTTGCATTGATGTGTAAATGGCCACAATATTTAGTGACATTTTACATTTCTATGAGCGGTCCCTGTTTCTATATTTTTGTTAATAAAAATAATTTAAGAATGTTTGTCGTCCAATGATTGTCTCTTATCCACACTGACATGAAGAGGGTGAAACACATTTATCAAAGACAAGAACATAGATTAAGTCCCAATTATGGTAAGGTTAGGTTGCCATCAAGTCTTTGGGGTTTGAATTTTGATAGTTGTAGCCTTATTGATAATTGACTGATAGATTATTTCAATTCATCCATACAGGTTTTGGAGAGGTGCAGGGGCCTGCCACACTGGGCGCCCGGGGAGCTGTTGTAGGGgataaagtgccttgctcaagggcacaaggGTTGCTGGATCGTCtccctaaccgctaggctacctgtcgcccatGTAGTATGTCTCAAGCATAATGACTCAGGGTAATGAAAACACATGCTaggatatatttaagcaatacgGCACGAGAGGGTattgtatatggccaatataccatggctaagggctgatcttaggcacgacgcatcgcctggatacagcccttagccatggaatattggtcatataccacaaacacccgtgctgccttattgctattataaactggttaccaacatagttagagcagtaaaaataaatgttttgtcatacctgtggtatactgtCTGATATTCCACgggtgtcagccaatcagcattcagggctcgaaacaACCCAGTTCATAATAATCAGATAATGTTCTTGCCTTCTGCTTTCTCATTACAGTCCTTAGAGTCTGCTACTGATTTACAAGTAATTGTGCCTAGTCACTCTCCCTGGCATCTTCATTACGTTCTTCTCTCAATAGCcgtaataataatgtaatagatGCACCCATCAACATGCATTTTGAGTCACCCTTGGTCAGCTTCTTGTTCCCGCTTAATAGGTGTTAGTTACTTTACAAGCCAAGTCAAGTCCTTATAAATCGTGATTTAATTGGCATATTGGTGGCTGACCTCATCCTGACCCGCCGCTGTCTTGTGTCACCATCATAGTGTTTCCTTCAGGTTGTTGTAGTACTGCTGGAGAGTTAGTATGTGTTTACGCTACTCACAGCTAGTTAACTGTGGAATATGTTCCTttagatatacactgagtatacaaaacattaagaacacctgctgaatagtaggaaggtgttcctaatgtttggtatactccgtgTATAATACTTAATGAGTGAAGGGAAAATGATGTTTTAgcacagcatggttacagaccaTATGTATGTAGTGTGATTGTAACAACAAGGCGTTGAGGGTCCTTTGGAATGAACATTATTGGATGTGGTGGGGAATTTAATCTGATGGGAAAGTTTTCTGTACAACCCACAGATGGTGTTTCATAGATAGCGataacactcacacacatacatgagTGCATCTGACCCTTGTCAATTTGATGAGTCAAATATTTTAATTGTACCTGTCTCACTCCCTATCAAATAAAGAGATATGCCAGAACTAGCAACAGAGCAAAATACTGCATGAAAGACAATGCTGTGTTTAGGTTATGTAAAGTTTATGTAAATAAGCCAGCTGCAGCATAATTTGCTATGTGACCTGATTTCTCTGGCTCTAAACAGCCCATTATTAACTTCCATGTTTGTCCTCACATCTGAAGTGTCAGCCGAATAGttatttaaaggcccagtggAGTCAAAAAACAACCTTCTGCACAACAACACTCCCCACTCTGAGCCAACTCCTGTGCTCTGTTGGGTGAGACTTTTGAGCTTTGAGTGGCATGTGTTCTTTCACCGAAGATGAAGAGTTTGAGCATTGCCCTGGACAGAACTGAATGCACGCTgccagtggcgtgtattcatgggtGGCAAGgaaagccaggcttcccccaaaaACGGACcaagaaaaataaaacaaatcttgAGTCTCtatgtgtttcataattttcgaaacagcgcccctctgtcttggTATATGTAGGCCCTCTATTTGATGCCCTCTGGTCCAAAAGAGTATGGCGATGTTGCTGCAAGCCAGCGAGCACCcttgaataaaaaaaaatcaaataatagctaatcagcattgagctaaactgagtgagctcaactgtgaatggtcttGGCATTCCAAAAAAgggtcaagggaagccagttaggatttggcttcactcctatcaaatcgcaTTGAGAGCATAggtcattgacagaaacaaccTGAATTGTTGCACCTCCTTTTGATTCCCTCCagcggctagctagctaaaattgtccctttcctttaggcctatacagtatatcacggtcgcaaggcatatgaaccaacagattatagagcaaacaacacaattatcacaacatataGGTTGTAACCGCTACTGTCTGTTACACAAACATGTTCAATCATAGAGACATGTACAGATATCACGCTTGTTGTTGGCCGACTTTTTTGGAGAAGTTAGATTTTATTTGTCTCCACTATTGACTTAACGTTGTTTATGACCAGGCTCTTTGCAGGAAAGTAAGTTTGATGTGCGTCAGTGCACGCTGTTAACATTGCCATCAGCAGGTAACTTTCAGATAATGGTCCTTTTTCCAGTCTCATTCATCATCACTGTCCCGAGTGGGCTTCTCTGTGTGTGCATCCATCAGACTATACTGTCAACCAGAGAGTTCCCACTTCCAGCGATCTATTCAATATGAATAAACATAAAGGAAACTAACGCATAGAGAAGTAACACCATGTGTGTGTATCACATGGTATGTGTGAAACTCACTCCCCAGACTGAAGTAGCCCCACTTATGACGCGACTGGTAAGATGCTTCAGCAGAGCGGTCACGTACGTTTGCAAGGAAAGGTCCTGGGCTTGAGCCTAGGTATGAGCCGATTCAGGAGGAAGCGGTACTTGCTAGGCAAGCTGCGTGAGGTCCGTTACAGGTGGTGCGGTGACCCAGATCTGCAGTTTCGCTCAGATCAATGCTGGGGACTGTGGTTGCTGTAGAGTAAGTTGGGGGGTGAATGTCGAAACTCACTCCTTAGCCTGAAGTTGTGCCGCTGAGGAGCTTGCTTTTCAGTAGCGCGACTGGTAAGACGATTCAGGAGGGCGGACAGTGTGTTTGAAAGGCAGGCGCCAAATAGACCGAAATAACATTCTGTGTTGTAGAATGCAACACAATCTAGAGgaaaaagaaacacacacctatttaggcgaggtgctggctagcagagtggaaaacttgaaaataaaggagagccgcactcTAAGAGCTCAGATGCCCAACGTTTCGACAGGCAAACTGTCTTCACCAGGGTATGAACGCAACACATTCATTATTAATGAGACATGGGCCCAtcggagaagagagaggagaggaatcagagagacagcctggagaagtgagggatggagggatggaggtggagatcAACCGCAGTGGGAGAGCCTGGGAGGATGGGTAAATTTTAGCTATTTAGGTATGTGGTGTTGTAAGGCAATCCACAACTATGAACTATGACAGCAATCCCACCTCCTGCCTTACAACACCTGTCTCTGCGTCACCGATTGCATTTATGTAATTAGCTGATATGACCTCACAGCCTAACAATGTCCTACGATTCAGTCCTATGTTTGAATCAGATACACACACCTTGGTGTGATAATATGTGAGAgcatgtgttccaaatggcaacctattctctATACACTGCTCTACTTATGACCAGAGCCCATCAACAACAACTTGATTTACAACATGTTTTGCAAACACCAACTGTCAGGTTTGTGAGCCACTTTGGGTGGAACAGAATGGAAAAATTCAAACCTGCTACTTTTGTGTTATTTCAGGAAATACTGTAATAAAAGGGTTTGCTTTCCTCTAACCGAGTAATGTTGGTTACCTCACAACAATGCAAAGACACCCCAAAAAAGCCTGGAGTGACACCAATGCTTCTATGGAAAAACACCACAAGGGAAATAGTTAAATAACATACTTTTTATTCACTTGAAAACCATAAAATATTCTCTACAAGTTGAACTATTGTGATTATATAACTTGTATTAATCTTAATGAAGGTCGTGTAAATGTCTACTGCTCTAAGTAAATACTATGTATTAGATTAAACTAATGTACATACACTACTGTTTTGTTTCTGTCCGACCATATCTCCATTTGGCCTAAAAATGCTATTTCATTCTCAGTCCAGACAAGACTCAGCCCTCATGAATCCATGTACTTCATGACTAATATTATCGGTAGGTATTTTTTACTTAATGAGTTTGTAGGAAATAACCCATAACATTATCGCACACAGCATTGCGCATCATCTGTATGCATGTGGATCATGGAATTATTGGAGCAAAGAGAGACCACTCAGACTGCTTTACAAAACAAGATAGAGCGCTGTTTATTCATAGCACAACTCATTTTTGGTTACAGAAACATCCagttgaaaataaaatatttcatAAGTTCAAAATAAGCCTTTTTGGGGACAATCTCTCAGAATGCAACCTGTCACTCTCCGGATAATCGTATATTGTAGTATCATAACAATATTCCTATATCACATATCGTTCTGATGTAACAGTTTTAGTTTGCCATCAACTTCTAACTTACATTCAGACCAATTCAATTCACAAGCACTTGAGCAGGTAAGAGTTGCAGAAAGCTCCGCGAGGACAGTCGCACATTTTGCCGATTCTCGCGCCCTTTCTCACTGCGCACTGCTCTCCAACGTCGCACTGAAAAAAAGAAGGTAGACAAAATAAGACCGTGTGTGACATTTTTGCCAACAGATGCAAAGGTCTGTGGGGCCATATCCACCTGTCACCACATCAGATCACATCATTCCCAAAACATGGCACATGAACGCATTTAgtgaaagttaaaatgttgaAATGTAGTTTTACGCGCCAGTTTAGGCAATCCGTTTTTCGAAATATAGGTCGTTCCATGTTTAGAAGGTTCGTTCAAATTGTTAAATTTACCGTAGGGACTTGGCCGAATTTCTTTTCCCAGAATGGAAGTCTCTTGGTCTGCAGCTTTTTAAGAACGTCATGTAGTGCTCCAAGCTGTGGGAAATATTGACACATTAGAATGAGAAATCCTTCCAAAGCAGACCTTTCAAATAGACAAAAATCTAATGCTCATTAACCATTAAAGTCGCAGGTTTTACTTTTAGCCTAGATAGAAACTTACCAGTTGCTTTTCGTTGGTCAAATTCGGATCTTTGGGGTAGAAGTCTCTCACACTTCTTGTGTCGAAGTCCAGTTCGGAATCCGAGTAGTCAATTTCAGCACTAAGAACGATGGACAGCAACACCGCGCAAACCACCGCTCTGGTCCATAGCCTGGAGCTCTCCATGGTCCTAATGAGATTGCGCACAGTATAAGATATATTTCGTCTCCAAAAAGGTCCCGTTCTAATACTCCAGTTACCGCAATCCAAACACCTTTTATCTGTGTACCGCCGTGGCCGAAGTCTGTGACTTCCGTTGCGCCACCTTAACCATAGATTTTTCATGCGTAAGAGAGATGGCGTGGGTGAGTCATTACGTAAAGTTGGATGGCTTGTAATTGCTTAAAATTGTGGGCGCTCCTACAAGGCACAGATTACTCACTTTTTTTTCATTGACGACATGAGATGTTTTCTATGAGatggtacagtgccttcggaaagaattcagaccccttgactttttccacattttgtaacgttacagccttattctaaaattgattaaattgtttcacccctcatcaatctacacacaatacaccataatgacaaagcaaaaacagttttttttaaatgtttgctcatttctttaaaaaaaattaaatatcacatttacataagtattcagaccctttactcagtactttgttgaagcacctttggcagggattacagcctgagtcttcttcggtatgatgctaaaagcttggcactctgcagatcctctaaagctctgtcaggttggatggggagtgttgctgcacagttattttccgTTCTCTTcatagatgttcgatcgggttcaaggccTTGGttttgctgggccactcaaggacattcagagacttgtcccgaagccactcctgcattgcctttgctgtgtgcttagggtcattgtcttgttggaaagtgagccttcgccccagtctgaggtcctgagcggtctgcaacaggttttcatcaaggatctctctgtactttgctccgttcatctttgcctcgttcctgactagtctcccggtccctgccgctgaaaaacatcctcacggcatgatgctgccaccaccatgcttcaccatagggatggtgccaggtttcctccagacgtgacacttggcattcaggccaaagagttcaatcttggtttcatcagaccagagaatcttgtttctcttggtctgagagtctttaggtggcttttggcaaactccaagcgggctgtcatgtgccttttactgaggagtggctttcgtctggccactctaccataaaggcctgattggtggagtgctgcagagatggttgtccttctggaagattctcccatctccacagaggaactctagagctctgtcagagcaaccatcgggttcttggtcacctccctaacgaATGCCCTTCTCcctcaattgctcagtttggctgggtggccagctctaggaagagtcttggtggttcaaaacttattccatttaagaatgatggaggccactgtgttcttggggaccttcaatgctacagaaatgtttttgtacccttccccagagctgtgcctcgacataatcctgtctcggagctctacagacaattccttcgacctcatggcttggttttttgctctggcatgcactgccatctgtgggaccttatatagacaggtgtgtgccttttcaaatcatgtccaatcaattgaatttaccacaggtggactccaatcaagttgtagaaacatctcaaggatgatcaatggaaacaggatgcacctgagctcaatttcgagtctcatagcaaaggatctgaatacttatgtaaataaggtatttctgtttttttaatttttaatgcatttgcaaaaatgtctaaaaacctgttttcgcttcgtcattatggagcattgtgtgtacattgctgagatgtttttatttcatttatccattgtagaataaggctcaacaaaatgtggaaaaggccaagaggtctgaatactttccgaagccaCTGTTTGTACCAGAAAGACCACCCCCATATTCATGTTGGGCGGGATGACGAGGTACATTTGAAGAGGGGTCATTTGTTGGCAGAGGAAAGACGGAAGAAaaagcatggcgcttgcaacgccagggttgagAGTTCGAATCTCACGCAGGACCAGTACAAAACGTATGTACTCACAACTGTAAGTCGCCCTAAATAATAGCGTCTGCTAAAGTACGTAAATAGTTACGCTATATCAGTGTAGGTGATTTTATCAAATGATTACACCAGTTTTATAGTGTATTTTGGACACATTACAGATTACAcgtgaaaaaaaaatgtaggacCATAGTTTTAGTTACCTCTGGTGCCAGGTGCTGTAAGTTTGTCACATTTTCTCGCCAAATAATCATGGCATTCAGAAATCATCTTACGGCAAATATGTGACCCTGTCTTTGTGTGTCACCTCTCCCCTCGTTCTGTGAAGAAACTTGGTTGGGAAACAGACTGAACTGGTCAGAACTGCACATGACGCACTAGCCTACTCATCTTTAACCATTCTGGTGCATTAAGACAATTAACCATAACACAAGCATGGTTATCGTGTAGAGATGGTCATTAGAAATATTGACACAGATCACAGACGGATATACTGTGTTGCTGTCTTGCTGTTACATTATGTTTTGTTCTTGATCATCTCGGTTTCTGACGGCAGCATCAAGTGTCTCCGGGTTCGGAGCTGGCTATTCACGAAACATCCGAGACATCTCTTTTGATCTCTTATTTCCGCGATATCCCAGTTTCCTGTCTGTCAGCCCGAGACCGAGATGAGGACTAGAGCGCTTTGATTGCGCTGGGGCTGCTGCGCGTTTGTGTGAGTCACTACTCCATTTTCCAATTACCGACTTAGACGCCGATAGGCctattaaaacatttttattcacagcagataaaaaaacatgtttattagCAGTGGTGGAAACGTACCCAATTTGTCATGGGCAACTTtgtctcaagtaaaagtgaaagtcacccagtgaaatgccacttgagtaaaagtctaaaagtatctggttttaaatgtacttaagtaaagtggtggaaaaagtacacaattgtcatacttgagtaaaagtttttaaaaaagagAAAAAAGTAAATGATATTGGCTACATCAAATGTTTTAAATAAGCAAACCAGTTGGCTCAATTTtcttgttgtttaaaaaaaaatcagggACAGTCGGGTGCAGGTTTCTTACCGTTCCACTCAAGCCAATTTCAATAATtaatttgttattatttttgatCGGTTTGCTTTGCTTTTATTGAACGTAGACCTACACAAAGATGTCTGCATTTCTGTTGAGTTGTGATGTTTTGCATTGTGTTGTTGCCATGGTCTTATTCAACAACAAATCAGCTGCTAGGAGAGCTTCTCCTCTCATTCATATATTTCCTAACTAGACCCAACAACAAAGCACCAATTAACCTACAAATGGAGGGTCAAGGAAATTAAGCTTTTTATTGATCATGGAGGCAGCCAAAGCCAACCCACATTCTGGGATATTCAGATAATTAGAACCAGATTTCTGTCTAGACCAAATAAATCAACCTTGGTGGTATACATAGGGCCTACTTCAATCCATCAATGTAGAAGGCGTCAGGTACTGACTGCAAAACTTAGTCTGGCTCTACTTTTTAGTGCAACAACAGTAGTTACTCCATATATGCTTTTTTAAATCTACAATTGAATGGAAAAGTTTCATTAGACAAGACTCCAATATTTGTATTGATCTGTCACACATAAAACACAAAAATTCCAACAAACagaacaaacacaacaaacacagtcaacaccacACAATGTCATATAAAGAGCTCCAGACCAtgatattgattgattgattttattttatgtttgtttgtgtttagGAGTGCAATAGGGAGGAGACAAGTgaaaatacagtagaaaagtacaagagagagacaggatccaGGTTAAATGTTATCCAACTTGTTTGCCCTGAGTGAGGGATTCTGTTATGAAGGCACACTTCCTTTCTCAGCTCTTCTAagagacatcaaatcaaatcaaatcaaaattatttatatagcccttcgtacatcagctgatatctcaaagtgctgtacagaaacccagcctaaaaccccaaacagcaagcaatgcaggtgtagaagcacggtggctaggaaaaactccctagaaaggccaaaacctaggaagaaacctagagaggaaccaggctatgtggggtggccagtcctcttctggctgtgccgggtggagattataacagaacatggccaagatgttcaaatgttcataaatgaccagcatggtcaaataataataatcacaggcagaacagttgaaactggagcagcagcatggccaggtggactggggacagcaaggagtcatcatgcccggtagtcctgaggcatggtcctagggctcaggtcctcagagagagagaaagaaagagagaaagagagaattagagagagcatacttaaattcacacaggacaccggataagacaggagaagtactccagatataacaaactgaccctagccccccgacacataaactactgcagcataaatactggaggctgagacaggaggggtcaggagacactgtggccccatctgatgacacccccggacagggccaaacaggaaggatataaccccacccactttgccaaagcacagcccccacaccactagccATGCATCTACACTGCAGCTGTCATCCACACGAAgaacactatatactgtatatttactgaacaaaaatataaacgcaaaatgtgaagtgtttgtcccatgtttcatgagctgaaataaaagatcccagatattttccatatgcacaaaaagcttatttctctccaatctggtgcacacatttgtttacatctctgtttgtgagcatttctcctttgccaagattatccatccatctgacaggtgtggcatatcaaaggctgattaaacagcgtgatcattacacaggcgcACCTTTtgcaggggacaataaaagtACCACGGATGtcttttgaaggagcgtgcaattggcatgatgactgcaggaatgtccaccagagctgttgccagagaattgaatgttcatttctctaccataagctggctccaacgtcgttttagagcctccacatccggcttctttatctgagaccagccacccagacagctgatgaaactaggCAGTATTTTTGTGTGTAATAAAGTCCTTTTGTGgtgaaaactaattctgatttgctgggcctggctccccagtgggtgggcctggctcccaagtgggtgggcattTGCCCTCCCAGGCCTATCCGTGGCTTTGCCCCTGccctgtgaaatccatagattagggcataattcattaatttcaattgactgatttccttatataaactgcaactcagtaagatggttgaaattgttccatgttgcgtTTACTGTttttcagtatatatatatagctacATCTGTTCTTCATGCACACATTCCAGATAGAACTGCAGCCAAGTTGGAGGGTGAAGTTGCCCTAGAAACTGATCTTGGTCAGCTTTCCATTTCctcactaatggttaaggttaagattGGTGGAGTGGACACtggatctgtacctaggggaaacttcaccctggagCCAGTTACAATCCACATTCATAGTCCACATTTTGCTGACCTGACAGAAAAGTTGTTAATTTTCCACTAATCCAAAACTTGTAATGAAATCCAAAACTTTCCAGGTTTCCAACACCCAGCAATAATTATGTTTGTTGCAGATACTAAATTAAAAGGCCATAacaattgtttgtgtgtgtgtgttacagcctgtggtgtgagtgtgtgtgtgtgtgtgtgtgtgtgtgtgtgtgtgtgtgtgtgtgtgtgtgtgtgtgtgtgtgtgcgtgcatgtgtgtattactgcttgtgtgagtgtgtgttactgcctgtgtgtgttattgcCTGCTTGTGTATCAATGTTGCCTTCCTGTCTTTGAAGAAAATTCCTAGCTGAAAGGCGCTGCTGTTGTGTAGGAGATCTCATCCTTCATTATTTCCTCCCTTAATtatcccttcctcccctcttcctcccctcttccttctctcttcctcccctcttccttccaTCTTCCTCCTTTCTTCATTctttcttcctcccctcttccttccatcttcctcccctctttttcctttcttcattctctc
The genomic region above belongs to Oncorhynchus mykiss isolate Arlee chromosome 6, USDA_OmykA_1.1, whole genome shotgun sequence and contains:
- the LOC110519456 gene encoding cocaine- and amphetamine-regulated transcript protein, whose translation is MKNLWLRWRNGSHRLRPRRYTDKRCLDCGNWSIRTGPFWRRNISYTVRNLIRTMESSRLWTRAVVCAVLLSIVLSAEIDYSDSELDFDTRSVRDFYPKDPNLTNEKQLLGALHDVLKKLQTKRLPFWEKKFGQVPTCDVGEQCAVRKGARIGKMCDCPRGAFCNSYLLKCL